The sequence accctgacccctaaaccctacccctaaaccctgaccctaacactAAGCCCTAAACGctaaccctaaaccctgacccctaaaccctacccctaaaccctgaccctaacactaagccctaaaccctaacccctaaaccctaacccctaaaccctgaaccctaaaccctaaaccctaacccctaaaccctgaaccctaaaccctaaaccctaaccctatttaACATATATTTAATTCTTTCTTGTCCTGTAGCAGCTCGACATTCAAGGACCCAGAGCGAGCCAGCCTTAGAGACAGTGGTCATGGCGATAGTGATCAGGCCGATAGCGACCAGGACACTAATAAAGGCTCCTGCTGCGACATGTCGGCCAAGGAGGCTCTGAAGATGAAGGCTACGGGTGTTAAACCACCTCCTCTGGAACAGGGTGAGTCCTTGTTACCTAGTTACTCTTCACCGTCAGACTTGATCACCTCCTTCTATTATGAAGTCAGCCTTGTCTGAGTCTGGAACGATCGGCTGTTTCTgtagagttagctagctagatgtacAAGTCaactccctggacaggacgctagtctatatcctgtttatgtagagttagctagctagatgtacAAGTAACCtccctggacaggatgctagtctatatcctgtttctgtagtgttagCTAGATGTACAAGTCaactccctggacaggacgctagtctatatcctgtttctgtagtgttagCTAGATGTACAAGTCaactccctggacaggacgctagtctatctcctgtttctgcagTGTTAGCTAGATGTACAAGTCaactccctggacaggacgctagtctatatcctgtttctgtagtgttagctagctagatgtacAAGTCaactccctggacaggacgctagtctatatcctgtttctgtagtgttagctagctagatatacAAGTAAcctccctggacaggacgctagtctatatcctgtttctgcagtgttagctagctagatgtacAAGTCAACtcctggacaggatgctagtctatatcctgtttctgtagtgttagCTAGATGTACAAGTCaactccctggacaggacgctagtctatctcctgtttctgcagTGTTAGCTAGATGTACAAGTCaactccctggacaggacgctagtctatatcctgtttctgtagtgttagCTAGATGTACAAGTCaactccctggacaggacgctagtctatctcctgtttctgcagTGTTAGCTAGATGTACAAGTCaactccctggacaggacgctagtctatatcctgtttctgtagtgttagctagctagatgtacAAGTCaactccctggacaggacgctagtctatctcctgtttctgcagTGTTACCTAGATGTACAAGTCAACtccctggacaggatgctagtctatatcctgtttctgtagtgttagCTAGATGTACAAGTCAACtccctggacaggatgctagtctatctcctgtttctgcagtgttagctagctagatgtacAAGTCaactccctggacaggacgctagtctatatCCTGTTTCTGTACTGTTAGCTAGATGTACAAGTAAcctccctggacaggacactagtctgtcgCAGGGCCTTAGTTGGCATAGTCACAAAATGGCGGTCTGAAATTCCCTTCCTTGAAGAT comes from Oncorhynchus kisutch isolate 150728-3 unplaced genomic scaffold, Okis_V2 scaffold3630, whole genome shotgun sequence and encodes:
- the LOC116371759 gene encoding protocadherin-17-like, whose amino-acid sequence is MGSRQQFVQSSSTFKDPERASLRDSGHGDSDQADSDQDTNKGSCCDMSAKEALKMKATGVKPPPLEQGESLLPSYSSPSDLITSFYYEVSLV